The DNA sequence CTTTTCAAAAAGCCTTTTGCCATTTCTTTCCACACAAACATCTCAGCATGCTTAGATCTTCTgatcaaaacacaaatggaGAAGAACCGTTACACACTTTGCTATCACTGTGACCAAAATATCGACCCACACTTTTTGTCAATAGAAGGTTTGACTCAATGTTGTCATCTCCCTCCAGCGCACAGTGCAGAAAAATGCCAAGTATGTGTGTTTGGCGGCCAAGAGTTGCCCCGTAGACAAACGAAGGAGGAACCGCTGCCAGTACTGTCGCTTCCAGAAATGCCTGGCGGTCGGAATGGTCAAAGAAGGTAACCTTTGAACCTTGCCGGTATGTTTCTTGTAACATGACCTCATGTTTGAATCTTCATACTCTGCAGTAGTGCGGACAGACAGTCTAAAAGGTCGCAGGGGTCGTCTTCCTTCCAAATCCAAAGTTCTCCTCGACTCGTCCCCGCCGATTAACTTGCTGCTGAGTTCCCTCGTCCGAGCGCACGTGGAGTCCAACCCGTCGccctcgcgcctggactacggcAAAGTAAGAAAAGTTCTTCAGCTTAGGAGCTTTCATTCCACAGATGACTCACTTCTTCATTTGTGCAGTTCAAAGAAAACCCGGAAAGTCCTCCGGGAGATGATGCTCACCATGTACGTCAGTTTTACGGACTCCTGACCCGATCGATGGAAGTGATTCGGGCGTGGGCGTTAAAGATTCCGGGATTTGTCTCTCTGACCAAACACGATCAAGACCTTCTGTTCTACTCGTCATTTTTGGAGCTCTTTGTGCTACGTCTGTCATACAGGTAAATCGAACGAATGAAATGTGGTCATAAAAACAAACGAGGATTATTTACACGCCATGATTTGGTCTCAGATCGAACCCCGATGAAGATAAATTGATATTCTGCGACGGCTCCGTGTGGCACCGCCTCCAATGTCTGCGGGGATTTGGCGAGTGGATTGATAGCATCGTCGAGTTCTCCAACAATCTACACAGGATGAATTTGGACATCTCCACCTTCTCCTGCATATGTGCCCTCGCCTTGGTCACTGGTGAGATGATCCAAGTGCTCCTTTCAATTTCTGTGCACAAAAGTAAATACTAGGAACGTAGCaattggtgtcaaggaagtCACATCATCTGTTATGCTAGGCTATATGACGTGCTAACATCTGATGTGATGTTTTTGGACAGAGCGACACGGGCTGAAGGAAGCGCGGAAGGTGGAGGAGCTGCAGAGTAGCGTGGTCCAATGTTTGAAGGACGGCAGCGTGTATGCAGATAGAGACGCCAAGCATTTGTACAGACTGGTGGAAAAGCTTCCTGAACTTCGCACTTTGTGCATTCAAGGCCTGCAGaggattttttatttaaagttgGAGGATCTGGTGCCGCCACCCGCAATCATAGATAAGT is a window from the Syngnathus scovelli strain Florida chromosome 2, RoL_Ssco_1.2, whole genome shotgun sequence genome containing:
- the LOC125988273 gene encoding nuclear receptor subfamily 4 group A member 2 isoform X1 produces the protein MPCVQTQFSSSPPGASPASQSAVGERSCDFITPEFVKFSMDLANSEISASPSGAEAYSCGYDVKPQCLFQMPHHRELSCVKTEDTRGCPARFQPGQHLQAADLLSSTSSVYYYQSSSSRAPIMPNFQSPPIWEDSGPLIPQDYSAQRKNSLSRFSLFSIKHTEEDNRNFSSPMKFDRPFHLSTNVDQALDSSGLFCCTGLQGCAGFHPLQLAHTQHLRNNLSPSTCTPSRGRPSAEGLCAVCGDNAACQHYGVRTCEGCKGFFKRTVQKNAKYVCLAAKSCPVDKRRRNRCQYCRFQKCLAVGMVKEVVRTDSLKGRRGRLPSKSKVLLDSSPPINLLLSSLVRAHVESNPSPSRLDYGKFKENPESPPGDDAHHVRQFYGLLTRSMEVIRAWALKIPGFVSLTKHDQDLLFYSSFLELFVLRLSYRSNPDEDKLIFCDGSVWHRLQCLRGFGEWIDSIVEFSNNLHRMNLDISTFSCICALALVTERHGLKEARKVEELQSSVVQCLKDGSVYADRDAKHLYRLVEKLPELRTLCIQGLQRIFYLKLEDLVPPPAIIDKLFLDTLPF
- the LOC125988273 gene encoding nuclear receptor subfamily 4 group A member 2 isoform X2 — encoded protein: MPCVQTQFSSSPPGASPASQSAVGERSCDFITPEFVKFSMDLANSEISASPSGAEAYSCGYDVKPQCLFQMPHHRELSCVKTEDTRGCPARFQPGQHLQAADLLSSTSSVYYYQSSSSRAPIMPNFQSPPIWEDSGPLIPQDYSAQRKNSLSRFSLFSIKHTEEDNRNFSSPMKFDRPFHLSTNVDQALDSSGLFCCTGLQGCAGFHPLQLAHTQHLRNNLSPSTCTPSRGRPSAEGLCAVCGDNAACQHYGVRTCEGCKGFFKRTVQKNAKYVCLAAKSCPVDKRRRNRCQYCRFQKCLAVGMVKEVRTDSLKGRRGRLPSKSKVLLDSSPPINLLLSSLVRAHVESNPSPSRLDYGKFKENPESPPGDDAHHVRQFYGLLTRSMEVIRAWALKIPGFVSLTKHDQDLLFYSSFLELFVLRLSYRSNPDEDKLIFCDGSVWHRLQCLRGFGEWIDSIVEFSNNLHRMNLDISTFSCICALALVTERHGLKEARKVEELQSSVVQCLKDGSVYADRDAKHLYRLVEKLPELRTLCIQGLQRIFYLKLEDLVPPPAIIDKLFLDTLPF